Within Halorubrum lacusprofundi ATCC 49239, the genomic segment CCAGTTCGTCGGCGCTGACCTGCGGCCCCATCTCGTGGTCGAGCCCGGGGCCGATGTCGATGGCCTCGGCCCGGTCGACGAGCTCGTCGACGAACTCGTCGTACACGTCCTCGTGAACGACGGCGCGGGAACACGCCGTACACGACTGGCCGGTCGTCCCGAAGCCGCCGGTCGCGACGATCTCGGCGGCTTCCGCGGGGTCGGCCGAATCGGTGACCAGCGTGGGGTTCTTCCCGCCCATCTCGGTCTGCACCCGCTTGCCGGCGTCCGTGGCCTGATCGTAGACCATCTCGCCGACCTGTCCGCTGCCGGTGAAGGAGACGGCGTCGGTGCCCTCGTTCGTGATGAACTCGTTGCCGACCGAACTCCCCGGCCCGGTCACGACGTTGAGCACGCCGTCGGGGAGCCCCGCCTCGTCTAAGGCCTCCGTGACAGCGAACACGACGCCCGGCGCAGCGCTCGCGGGCTTGATGACCACGGAGTTGCCCGCCGCGAGCGCGGGGGCGAGCTTCCACACCGGGATGGCGATGGGGTAGTTCCACGGCGTGATCAGGGCCGCGACACCGACCGGCTCCTCGCGCGTGTAGAGGGTCGTATCGCGGCTGCTCGACCCTTTCATCGTTCCACCGAGGTCCGAGGCCTTGCCCGCGAAGTAGTGGAAGATGTCGATCGCGCGCTGTACCTCGCCGGCCGCCTCGGGACGGGCCTTCCCCTCCTCCTCGACGAGCATCGCGGTGAGCTCGTCCTTCCGATCGGCGAGGATCGTCCCCGCCTTCCGGAGGATCCGACCGCGCTCTGGACCGGGCGTGGTCGCCCACTCATCCTGTGCGTCGGCCGCCGCCTCGACCGCCTCGGCGGCGTCCGCCGCGCTGGACTGTTGATAGCTCGCCACCGTCTCGTCGGGAGCCGCGGGATTGTGAACCTCGAACGTTTCTCCCGTCTCCGAGGAGACCCACTCTCCGCCGACGTAGTTCTGATTAAGGTCAGCCACGTACCCGTCCTCGCGATCAACGTATACTATTCTTACGGTTTCAGCGATCCAAGAGATGTCGCCAGAATCCGTCGAGAGACATCGCCGGCACTCGTCGAGAGTATCGCGGGTGCGTGCTGAGGGGTGTCGTCCAATACACTTTTGCAGATAGCTGCGAACGTCGAGTCATGTCAGCCGCCGATTATCTCAAAACCGTCAGGGACCGGGACTGGGAGCAGTTGGAGTCGGGAACGCTCCGTATCGCGATTATCAGTCTCGGGTGGTGGACCCGCGAACAGGCGATCCCCGCGGTCGCCGACTCGAAGTTCTGTGAGACCACGGTCCTCGTTAGCAGCAGCCGTGAAAAGGCGTCCGCGGCCGCCGAGGAGATACCGACCGTCGAGGCCGCGCTCACCTACGAGGAGTTCACGGACGCGGAAGCGACCGACGAGTACGACGCGGCCTACATCTGCACGCCGAACGCGCTCCACCTGCCGTACGCGGAGGCCGCCGCCGAACACGGGAAGGCCATACTCTGTGAGAAGCCCGTCGAGGCGACCCGCGAGCGCGCTGAACAGCTCGTCGAGGCCACCGAGAACATTCCGCTGATGGTCGCCTACCGGATGCAGACCGACCCGCAGGTCCGCCGGATGCGCGAGTTGATCGCGGAGGGCGCCATCGGCGACCCCGTGGCCGTTCACGGGAGCATGAGCCAGCAGATGCTCGACACCGTCTCCGATGACACCGATCAGTGGCGCCTCGATCCCGACCTCGTCGGGTACGGCGCGAGCGTGATGGATCTGGGCATCTACCCGCTCAACACCGCGCGGTTCGTCCTCGATGCCGACCCCGTCAGCGTGACCGCCCAGATGCAGTCCGTCGACACCGCGTTCCGCAACGTGCCCGACCAACACACCGCCTTCACGATCCGGTTCGACGACGGGACGCAGGCGGCCTGCACGGCCAGCCAGCACGCCGCGTACACGGGCCACTTCCGCGTCATCGGCACCGACGGCGAGCTGGTCCTCGAACCCGCCTTCCTCGGACAGCCCGAGCAGACGCTGACGCTCCACAGCGACGGCCGGCGTCTGGAGGTCGCCGACGGCCGGCGGGACGTGATGCAAGACGAGATGATCGAGGAGTTCGACTACTTCGCCGACCGCGTGATCCGCGAGGCACCGATCCACCCCGACGGCGACCACGCCCTCGTCGACATGCGCGCGCTCGAAGCGATCTACGACGCCGCCGAAACCGGGACGACGGTGTCGGTGTAGGCTTCGCCGTCTCGATGGGCGGTCACACCGGCGCTACGCTGTCCAGCCCGCCCCGACTTTCTCTGCCCGTCGAGGATGTCCAGCACCTCGTTCGCGAACAGGACGATCGGAGCGACAGACCGTATCACCCCGCCCCCATGTCGTGCTCGCGAAGTTCCCCACAAACTTTACTATCGGGTTCAGGAATATGTAGACGCTAATGGTCGATCACGACAAGCTCCGCGACCCCAACGCGGAGTACACCATGCGGGACCTCTCGGCGGAGACGATGGACATCACGAACTCGCGGGGCGGTGTCCGTGACGCCGAGATTACGGACGTACAGACGACGATGGTCGACGGCAACTACCCGTGGATCCTCGTCCGCGTCTACACCGACGCGGGCGTCGTCGGCACCGGGGAGTCCTACTGGGGCGGCGGCGACACCGCCATCATCGAGCGCATGAAACCGTTCATCGTCGGGGAGAACCCGCTCGATATCGACCGGCTGTACGAGCACCTCGTCCAGAAGATGTCGGGTGAGGGCTCGATCTCGGGGAAGGTCATCTCCGCCATCTCCGGTATCGAGATCGCGCTCCACGACGCCGCCGGGAAGCTCCTCGACGTGCCCGCCTACCAGCTCGTCGGCGGGAAGTACCGCGACGAGGTCCGGGTCTACTGCGACCTCCACACCGAGAACGAGGCCGACCCGCAGGCGTGCGCCGCCGAGGCCGAGCGCGTCGTCGAGAACTTCGGCTACGACGCCATCAAGTTCGACCTCGATGTGCCGTCCGGCCACGAGAAAGACCGCGCCAACCGCCACCTCCGCAACCCCGAGATCGATCACAAGGTCGACATCGTGGAGGCGACCACCGAGGCCGTCGGCGACAAGGCCGACGTGGCCTTCGACTGCCACTGGTCGTTCACCGGCGGCTCCGCGAAGCGCCTCGCGGAGGCCCTCGAGGAGTACGACGTGTGGTGGCTCGAAGACCCCGTGCCGCCGGAGAACCACGACGTGCAAGAGGAAGTGACGAAGTCGACGACGACGCCCATCGCGGTCGGCGAGAACGTCTATCGGAAGCACGGCCAGCGGACCCTCCTCGAACCGCAGGCCGTCGACATCGTCGCGCCCGACCTGCCGCGCGTCGGCGGGATGCGCGAGACCCGCAAGATCGCGGATCTGGCGGACATGTACTACATCCCGGTGGCGATGCACAACGTCTCCTCGCCGATTGGCACGATGGCGTCCGCGCACGTCGGCGCCGCCA encodes:
- a CDS encoding aldehyde dehydrogenase family protein is translated as MADLNQNYVGGEWVSSETGETFEVHNPAAPDETVASYQQSSAADAAEAVEAAADAQDEWATTPGPERGRILRKAGTILADRKDELTAMLVEEEGKARPEAAGEVQRAIDIFHYFAGKASDLGGTMKGSSSRDTTLYTREEPVGVAALITPWNYPIAIPVWKLAPALAAGNSVVIKPASAAPGVVFAVTEALDEAGLPDGVLNVVTGPGSSVGNEFITNEGTDAVSFTGSGQVGEMVYDQATDAGKRVQTEMGGKNPTLVTDSADPAEAAEIVATGGFGTTGQSCTACSRAVVHEDVYDEFVDELVDRAEAIDIGPGLDHEMGPQVSADELESTLEYIDVAREEGATVAAGGEKPTGDAVESGHFVEPTVFTDVDNDDTIACEEVFGPVVAVIEVSDFDEGLNVANDVEYGLSASVVTDDHTEANRFIDEAEAGVVKVNEKTTGLELHVPFGGFKRSSSETWREQGDAGMEFYTIEKTVYDNY
- the gfo6 gene encoding D-xylose 1-dehydrogenase Gfo6 translates to MSAADYLKTVRDRDWEQLESGTLRIAIISLGWWTREQAIPAVADSKFCETTVLVSSSREKASAAAEEIPTVEAALTYEEFTDAEATDEYDAAYICTPNALHLPYAEAAAEHGKAILCEKPVEATRERAEQLVEATENIPLMVAYRMQTDPQVRRMRELIAEGAIGDPVAVHGSMSQQMLDTVSDDTDQWRLDPDLVGYGASVMDLGIYPLNTARFVLDADPVSVTAQMQSVDTAFRNVPDQHTAFTIRFDDGTQAACTASQHAAYTGHFRVIGTDGELVLEPAFLGQPEQTLTLHSDGRRLEVADGRRDVMQDEMIEEFDYFADRVIREAPIHPDGDHALVDMRALEAIYDAAETGTTVSV
- a CDS encoding mandelate racemase/muconate lactonizing enzyme family protein; the protein is MVDHDKLRDPNAEYTMRDLSAETMDITNSRGGVRDAEITDVQTTMVDGNYPWILVRVYTDAGVVGTGESYWGGGDTAIIERMKPFIVGENPLDIDRLYEHLVQKMSGEGSISGKVISAISGIEIALHDAAGKLLDVPAYQLVGGKYRDEVRVYCDLHTENEADPQACAAEAERVVENFGYDAIKFDLDVPSGHEKDRANRHLRNPEIDHKVDIVEATTEAVGDKADVAFDCHWSFTGGSAKRLAEALEEYDVWWLEDPVPPENHDVQEEVTKSTTTPIAVGENVYRKHGQRTLLEPQAVDIVAPDLPRVGGMRETRKIADLADMYYIPVAMHNVSSPIGTMASAHVGAAIPNSLALEYHSYELGWWEDLVEEDNLIEEGRMEIPEEPGLGLTLNLDAVGEHMVEGETLFDEA